A genomic stretch from Oleomonas cavernae includes:
- the hemH gene encoding ferrochelatase: protein MTRKLAVVLFNLGGPDSAAAVKPFLFNLFSDPAIIRLPQPLRWLVAKLIAGRRTKTAIEIYNRIGGRSPILPLTQDQACALEQAIEGLGLGVTVKTFIAMRYWHPRAAETAAAVAAFAPDDIVLLPLYPQFSTTTTQSSLQEWHLAAAKAGIAAPTRVIESYPTDQGLIQAQALLLGKALDEVRSPVRVLFSAHGLPQKVIDAGDPYQRQVQQTAEAVARAVSRPGLDWVVSYQSRVGPMEWIKPYTEAEIRRAGSEGIALVVLPIAFVSEHSETLVELDIEYRHLAETCGVPAYIRVPAVGTEPAFIAGLARLVETRLATPAE from the coding sequence ATGACGCGCAAGCTGGCCGTCGTCCTGTTCAACCTGGGCGGACCGGATTCGGCGGCGGCGGTGAAGCCGTTCCTGTTCAACCTGTTTTCCGATCCGGCGATCATTCGCCTGCCCCAGCCCCTGCGCTGGCTGGTGGCCAAGCTGATTGCCGGGCGGCGGACGAAAACGGCAATCGAGATCTATAACCGCATCGGCGGCCGCTCGCCCATTCTGCCGCTGACCCAGGACCAGGCGTGCGCACTGGAACAGGCAATCGAGGGGCTTGGTCTGGGGGTCACGGTGAAGACCTTCATTGCCATGCGCTATTGGCATCCCCGGGCGGCCGAGACGGCAGCAGCGGTGGCGGCCTTCGCGCCTGACGATATCGTCCTCCTGCCGCTTTATCCGCAGTTCTCGACCACGACGACGCAATCCTCGTTGCAGGAATGGCACCTTGCCGCGGCCAAGGCCGGGATTGCGGCGCCGACCCGGGTGATCGAGAGCTATCCCACAGACCAGGGCCTGATCCAGGCCCAGGCCCTGCTGCTGGGCAAGGCGCTGGACGAGGTCCGCTCGCCGGTGCGGGTGCTCTTTTCCGCCCACGGCCTGCCGCAGAAGGTGATCGATGCGGGCGATCCCTATCAGCGCCAGGTGCAGCAGACGGCCGAGGCGGTGGCAAGGGCGGTCAGCCGGCCGGGCCTCGACTGGGTCGTGTCCTATCAAAGCCGGGTCGGGCCGATGGAATGGATCAAGCCCTATACCGAGGCGGAGATCAGGCGCGCCGGCAGCGAGGGCATCGCCCTGGTGGTGCTGCCGATCGCCTTCGTGTCCGAACATTCGGAAACCCTGGTCGAGCTCGATATCGAATATCGCCACCTGGCCGAGACCTGTGGCGTGCCGGCATATATACGGGTGCCGGCGGTTGGTACCGAACCTGCCTTCATTGCGGGCCTTGCCCGGCTGGTCGAGACAAGGCTGGCGACGCCCGCGGAGTAG